A genome region from Pseudomonas helmanticensis includes the following:
- a CDS encoding alpha/beta fold hydrolase, with the protein MLLLFVALAVFVAWSWLSYPAVGHWLYDLNMAVEAKLYKLHKIEVPIAEMTVSTWQGGPYEAASAILMLHGYSAEKNLWLRFSRHFVRQYRVIIPDLAGHGETGFKAGGGYDIPLQAKRMIQLLDVCGVDKVHVIGNSMGGYIAAWLAATYPERIASVALIDPAGVTAPEVSDMERHLARGHNPFLINSREEFRRFYAMTMASPPWVPGLVLDAIAQRYEQQRDDLEEIFRDFRASPPMEPKLADIKCPALLLWGRKDRLIDVSSVPIWSKGIANLQVEVWEGVGHMPMVEHPASTARLYRQFLGQQVH; encoded by the coding sequence ATGCTTTTGCTGTTTGTTGCCCTCGCGGTTTTCGTGGCCTGGAGCTGGTTGAGTTATCCGGCGGTCGGTCATTGGCTGTATGACCTGAACATGGCCGTCGAGGCCAAGCTGTACAAATTGCACAAGATCGAAGTGCCGATCGCCGAAATGACTGTCTCGACCTGGCAAGGCGGGCCTTACGAAGCCGCCAGCGCGATCCTGATGCTGCACGGTTACAGCGCCGAAAAAAACCTCTGGCTGCGCTTCTCGCGGCATTTTGTCCGCCAGTATCGGGTGATCATCCCGGACCTCGCCGGCCACGGTGAAACCGGCTTCAAGGCCGGCGGCGGCTACGACATTCCGCTGCAGGCCAAGCGCATGATTCAACTGCTCGACGTCTGCGGCGTGGACAAAGTCCATGTCATCGGCAACTCGATGGGCGGCTACATCGCCGCATGGCTGGCGGCGACTTACCCGGAGCGGATTGCCTCGGTGGCATTGATCGACCCGGCCGGCGTCACGGCGCCGGAAGTCAGCGACATGGAGCGCCATCTGGCACGCGGGCATAACCCGTTCCTGATCAACTCCCGCGAAGAATTCCGGCGTTTTTATGCGATGACCATGGCGTCGCCGCCATGGGTGCCTGGACTGGTGCTGGACGCCATCGCCCAGCGTTACGAACAACAACGCGATGATCTCGAAGAAATCTTCCGCGATTTTCGCGCCAGCCCGCCGATGGAGCCGAAACTGGCCGACATCAAATGCCCGGCACTCCTGCTCTGGGGGCGCAAAGACCGCTTGATCGACGTCAGCAGTGTGCCGATCTGGAGCAAAGGCATCGCCAATCTGCAGGTGGAAGTCTGGGAAGGCGTGGGCCACATGCCGATGGTCGAACATCCGGCCAGCACTGCGCGCCTGTATCGGCAGTTTCTCGGGCAACAGGTGCACTGA
- a CDS encoding flavin-containing monooxygenase: MQTYQVLIIGSGFGGQCAAVNLLKAGIEDFRLLERRDFFGGTWCQNTYPGAAVDVPSPLYSLSFAPYRWSQMFAEQAELHRYTEHVIEQFNLRERVELQANVERVEWDDTEKRWAVHTASKGTFYAQFLINASGPLSQPVIPQIPGQDRFQGRTFHTNNWDHSYDYRGKRVAIVGSGASAVQVIPTIAPQVEQLHVFQRTPHWLLPRADRRFGAFQRWLLGLKPAYKLLRWLIYWQFETRVIAFKYSRPAIHMVQRQAMRLLERQVPDPVMRAKLTPDFTIGCKRVLLSNTYYPALTRANVMLHTREQGIASLDESGINTTDGQHIDVDLIVWSTGYNATDGVISYPVSGKNAVQLRDVWAEYPRAYLGTSLPDFPNLFFITGPNTGIGHTSALFIIESQMNYILDCIRTVQAKGLRSIEVRPEAERTYTAMIHREMQRTVWKSGGCHSWYQSKSGHVIAMFPGFSFSYHRLTRALKPADHIFS; this comes from the coding sequence ATGCAGACCTACCAAGTGTTGATCATCGGCAGTGGATTTGGCGGCCAGTGCGCGGCGGTCAACCTGCTCAAGGCCGGGATCGAGGATTTTCGCCTGCTCGAGCGCAGGGACTTCTTCGGCGGCACCTGGTGCCAGAACACCTACCCCGGCGCCGCCGTAGACGTGCCGTCGCCGCTGTATTCGCTGTCGTTCGCGCCATACCGCTGGTCGCAGATGTTTGCCGAGCAGGCCGAACTGCACCGCTACACCGAACATGTGATCGAGCAATTCAACCTGCGTGAGCGCGTGGAACTGCAAGCCAACGTCGAGCGCGTCGAATGGGACGACACGGAAAAACGCTGGGCCGTGCACACCGCCAGCAAAGGCACGTTCTACGCGCAGTTCCTGATCAATGCCAGCGGGCCGCTGAGTCAGCCGGTCATCCCACAGATTCCTGGCCAGGATCGCTTCCAGGGCAGGACATTTCATACCAACAATTGGGATCACAGCTACGACTACCGCGGTAAACGCGTGGCGATTGTCGGCAGCGGCGCCAGCGCCGTGCAGGTCATTCCGACGATTGCGCCGCAGGTCGAGCAGTTGCACGTGTTCCAGCGCACCCCGCATTGGCTGTTGCCGCGTGCCGACCGCCGCTTCGGCGCGTTCCAGCGTTGGCTGCTTGGTTTGAAACCGGCCTACAAACTGCTGCGCTGGTTGATCTACTGGCAATTCGAAACCCGGGTGATCGCCTTCAAATATTCGCGACCAGCGATCCACATGGTGCAACGCCAGGCCATGCGCCTGCTTGAACGTCAGGTACCGGATCCGGTGATGCGGGCCAAACTCACGCCGGACTTCACCATCGGCTGCAAACGGGTCCTGCTCTCGAACACCTATTACCCGGCGCTGACCCGCGCCAATGTGATGCTGCATACCCGCGAACAGGGCATCGCGTCGCTCGATGAAAGTGGAATCAACACCACGGATGGCCAGCACATCGATGTTGACCTGATCGTCTGGTCGACCGGTTACAACGCCACTGACGGGGTAATTTCCTACCCGGTCAGCGGAAAAAACGCCGTGCAACTCAGGGACGTCTGGGCCGAGTATCCGCGTGCTTACCTCGGCACCAGCCTGCCGGATTTTCCCAATCTGTTTTTCATCACCGGTCCCAACACCGGCATTGGCCACACTTCGGCGCTGTTCATCATCGAATCGCAGATGAACTACATCCTCGACTGCATTCGCACCGTGCAGGCCAAAGGTCTGCGCAGCATCGAAGTACGCCCCGAAGCGGAACGTACCTACACTGCAATGATTCATCGGGAAATGCAGCGCACGGTCTGGAAGTCCGGCGGCTGCCACAGTTGGTACCAAAGCAAGAGCGGTCATGTGATCGCAATGTTTCCCGGCTTCAGTTTCAGTTATCACCGGTTGACCCGGGCGCTGAAACCGGCCGACCACATTTTCTCCTGA
- a CDS encoding diguanylate cyclase has protein sequence MGNTGGKGLSLARRLYTSRTLGLALGLMCVSVAMYPLDPPPWVWALMLFNGLVWPHLAFQWARRSSVPYHAEHRNLLVDSFLGGFWVAAMHFNPLPSATTVSMMAMNNVAIGGLRFLLAGAAAQILGVGVGLVVFAPAFIPQTSPLQLYACLPLLMLYPLALGWICFRQAYTLGQHKRELLALSRTDSLTGLLNHGAWKDQLEIAFQRCKRQQQGAAIALIDIDHFKSINDTYGHVAGDIVLRQLSKMLRQNLRATDVAGRYGGDEFCVILPELPLFNAAQAMEALRERFATLGYEQNPALKVSLSIGLAAYDPSHADATRWLNDADQALYEAKASGRNRVICNCDKPRRELLDSV, from the coding sequence ATGGGAAACACGGGAGGAAAGGGACTTTCATTGGCCAGGAGGCTTTATACATCGCGGACCCTCGGGCTGGCTCTGGGGCTCATGTGCGTGAGCGTGGCGATGTACCCGCTCGATCCGCCGCCGTGGGTGTGGGCACTGATGCTGTTCAACGGTCTGGTGTGGCCGCATCTGGCCTTTCAATGGGCGCGCCGCTCAAGCGTGCCTTACCACGCCGAACACCGAAACCTGTTGGTCGACTCCTTTCTCGGTGGCTTCTGGGTCGCCGCCATGCATTTCAATCCACTGCCCAGTGCCACGACTGTGTCGATGATGGCGATGAACAACGTTGCCATCGGCGGGTTGCGTTTTCTCTTGGCCGGCGCGGCGGCGCAGATTCTCGGCGTCGGTGTCGGGCTGGTGGTGTTTGCCCCGGCATTCATCCCGCAGACCTCGCCCTTGCAGCTGTATGCCTGCCTTCCGTTACTGATGCTGTATCCGCTGGCATTGGGCTGGATCTGCTTTCGTCAGGCCTACACCCTTGGCCAGCATAAGCGTGAATTGCTGGCGTTGAGCCGTACCGACAGCCTCACCGGTTTGCTCAATCATGGCGCCTGGAAGGATCAGCTGGAGATCGCTTTCCAGCGCTGCAAACGGCAGCAGCAGGGCGCGGCGATTGCTTTGATCGACATTGATCACTTCAAGTCGATCAACGACACCTACGGCCACGTCGCCGGCGATATTGTGTTGCGACAGCTGAGCAAGATGCTCCGGCAGAACCTGCGCGCCACCGATGTGGCCGGGCGTTATGGCGGTGATGAATTCTGCGTGATTCTTCCAGAGCTGCCGCTGTTCAATGCTGCCCAGGCGATGGAGGCGTTGCGCGAGCGTTTTGCCACGCTGGGTTATGAGCAGAATCCAGCGTTGAAAGTCAGTTTGAGCATTGGTCTGGCGGCTTACGATCCGTCGCACGCCGATGCGACGCGCTGGCTCAACGATGCCGATCAGGCATTGTATGAAGCGAAGGCGAGCGGCCGTAACCGGGTGATCTGCAATTGCGACAAACCCCGACGCGAACTGCTCGACTCAGTCTGA
- a CDS encoding M20/M25/M40 family metallo-hydrolase, which produces MTFAFSRSLLAASLGLALALSAANAFAEPHKQVLADAEQYQPEALKLLERLVNIDSGSGYEPGLKQVSEIAIDELKKLGATIELVPNTPEKSNHVLATFKGTGKAKILLMAHMDTVFKEGSAAERPFHIKDGRAYGPGVMDDKGGIVAGIYALKVLKNLDFKNYAQITFLLDASEETGSEVATDLIKKTAKLHDVTLNLEPGRPADGLVVWRKGSATALVEVKGKAAHAGVAPELGRNAAMEVAHQILQLGKLGDEEKKTTINFTVLKAGDRTNVIPDQATAKADVRAAVPEEFDRIEKDLARVSQDKLIADTEVKTSLQRGLPPMPQTPESDRLMAMAQGIYGEIGRKLTEEGSGGAADASLSAGVGTPTLDGFGIVGGNIHTPEEYAEVASVAPRIYLLSRMIMELAGK; this is translated from the coding sequence ATGACGTTTGCATTCTCTCGCTCTCTTCTCGCCGCCAGCCTCGGTCTTGCCCTTGCTCTGTCAGCCGCCAATGCCTTCGCCGAACCGCACAAACAAGTCCTCGCCGACGCCGAGCAATACCAACCCGAAGCCTTGAAGCTGCTGGAGCGCCTGGTCAACATCGACTCCGGTTCCGGTTATGAACCGGGCCTCAAGCAGGTCAGCGAAATCGCCATTGACGAGTTGAAGAAGCTCGGTGCAACCATCGAGCTGGTGCCCAATACGCCGGAAAAATCCAACCATGTACTGGCCACGTTCAAAGGCACCGGCAAGGCGAAAATCCTGCTGATGGCGCACATGGACACGGTATTCAAGGAAGGCTCCGCCGCCGAACGGCCATTCCACATCAAGGACGGCCGCGCCTACGGGCCGGGGGTGATGGACGACAAGGGCGGTATCGTCGCCGGGATCTATGCGCTGAAAGTCCTGAAAAATCTCGACTTCAAGAATTACGCACAAATCACCTTCCTGTTGGATGCCAGCGAGGAAACCGGCTCGGAGGTCGCCACCGACCTGATCAAGAAAACCGCCAAACTGCACGACGTCACCCTCAACCTTGAGCCGGGCCGTCCCGCCGATGGTCTGGTGGTGTGGCGCAAGGGCAGCGCGACCGCGCTGGTCGAGGTCAAGGGCAAGGCCGCTCACGCCGGCGTCGCCCCGGAGCTTGGGCGCAATGCGGCGATGGAAGTTGCGCACCAGATTCTGCAACTGGGCAAACTCGGCGACGAAGAAAAGAAAACCACGATCAATTTCACCGTGCTCAAGGCGGGGGATCGTACCAACGTGATTCCGGATCAAGCCACGGCCAAGGCTGATGTGCGCGCGGCGGTGCCGGAAGAATTCGACCGGATCGAAAAAGATCTGGCGCGAGTTTCCCAGGACAAACTGATTGCCGATACCGAAGTGAAGACGTCTTTACAGCGCGGTCTGCCGCCGATGCCGCAAACGCCCGAATCGGATCGGTTGATGGCAATGGCGCAGGGGATTTACGGTGAAATTGGCCGCAAGTTGACTGAAGAGGGCAGCGGTGGCGCTGCGGATGCCAGCCTGTCTGCCGGAGTGGGCACGCCGACGCTGGATGGTTTCGGGATTGTCGGCGGCAATATCCATACGCCTGAGGAATACGCCGAAGTGGCGAGTGTGGCACCACGCATCTATCTGCTCTCGCGGATGATCATGGAGTTGGCAGGCAAGTAA
- a CDS encoding transposase codes for MKLETFIAQMATYDLTRDTLKIVADLRQLATNRTLLSEHLYTTIQRDGFSSKNSLYSAYAFVLHSNDLFTVRLGFWSPVSSQDERETFIYDLYHSHDFELYCVGYSGDGYTTVTRKILQDTPIQAGKVPALGEELVFKLEPGAVIHMLALREIHKQLPPETMSASLSLLIHPPQESKTEEAWCFDDNLMPTYPGIAAPETALFESMLSRLQHGQTSLPVQSERKSV; via the coding sequence ATGAAACTGGAAACTTTCATTGCACAAATGGCCACTTACGATTTAACGCGAGACACGCTAAAAATCGTAGCAGATCTGCGGCAACTGGCGACCAACCGTACATTGTTGAGCGAGCACCTATACACAACGATTCAGCGAGACGGCTTCAGTAGCAAAAACAGCTTGTACAGCGCTTATGCTTTCGTATTGCACTCCAACGACCTTTTTACCGTACGTTTGGGGTTCTGGTCTCCGGTCAGCTCACAGGATGAGCGTGAAACGTTCATCTATGACCTTTATCACAGTCATGACTTCGAACTCTATTGCGTGGGTTACAGCGGTGATGGTTACACCACTGTCACGCGAAAGATATTGCAAGACACCCCAATACAAGCAGGGAAAGTTCCTGCGCTCGGTGAGGAACTGGTTTTCAAACTTGAACCGGGCGCAGTGATACACATGCTGGCGCTACGAGAAATACACAAGCAACTTCCGCCTGAAACCATGTCCGCGTCGCTGAGTTTGCTTATACATCCGCCACAAGAAAGTAAAACCGAAGAAGCCTGGTGCTTCGATGACAATTTGATGCCGACTTATCCCGGCATCGCCGCACCCGAGACAGCGCTATTTGAAAGCATGCTGTCGCGTTTACAACACGGGCAGACTTCACTGCCCGTTCAATCAGAAAGGAAATCTGTATGA
- a CDS encoding isocitrate lyase/PEP mutase family protein, with amino-acid sequence MTRLSHQDLRRSFRQLLASDTCYHTASVFDPMSARIAADLGFEVGILGGSVASLQVLGAPDFALITLSEFAEQATRIGRVAQLPVIADADHGYGNALNVMRTIVELERAGVAALTIEDTLLPAQFGRKSTDLITVAEGVGKIRAALEARVDTEMAIIARTNAGILPTQEIISRTLQYQNAGADGICMVGVRDFDHLEQIAENLNVPLMLVTYGNPLLRDDKRLAELGVRVTIDGHGAYFAAIKATYDSLREQRQIFTQAADLNATELTHTYTQPEEYIRWAEEFMSVKE; translated from the coding sequence ATGACCAGGCTTTCTCATCAAGATTTGCGCCGTAGTTTCCGTCAGCTACTGGCATCCGACACCTGCTATCACACCGCTTCGGTGTTCGACCCGATGTCCGCCCGCATCGCCGCTGACCTGGGTTTTGAAGTGGGGATTCTCGGCGGCTCCGTCGCTTCGTTGCAGGTACTGGGCGCACCGGATTTTGCCTTGATCACCCTCAGCGAGTTCGCCGAACAGGCCACCCGCATCGGCCGCGTCGCCCAACTGCCGGTGATTGCCGATGCCGACCACGGGTACGGCAACGCCCTCAACGTGATGCGTACCATCGTCGAACTGGAACGCGCCGGCGTCGCCGCGCTGACCATCGAAGACACCTTGCTGCCCGCCCAGTTCGGCCGCAAATCCACCGATCTGATCACGGTCGCCGAAGGCGTCGGCAAGATCCGCGCAGCGCTGGAAGCCCGCGTCGATACGGAAATGGCGATCATTGCCCGAACCAACGCCGGCATTCTGCCGACGCAGGAAATCATCAGCCGTACCCTGCAGTACCAGAATGCCGGGGCAGACGGCATCTGCATGGTCGGCGTACGCGACTTCGATCACCTCGAACAGATTGCCGAAAACCTCAACGTGCCGCTGATGCTGGTGACCTATGGCAACCCGCTGCTGCGTGACGACAAACGCCTGGCGGAACTGGGCGTGCGCGTCACCATCGATGGCCACGGCGCGTACTTTGCGGCGATCAAGGCGACCTATGACAGCCTGCGCGAACAGCGGCAGATTTTCACTCAGGCTGCGGACTTGAATGCAACTGAACTGACGCACACCTACACCCAGCCGGAAGAATATATTCGCTGGGCTGAAGAGTTCATGAGCGTAAAAGAATAA
- the astA gene encoding arginine N-succinyltransferase, with the protein MIVRPVNVSDLPALMTLVQQAGPGFTTLPANEDRLAHRVRWAQRAFAEQVERADADYLFVLEDDDTHVVGVSALAGAVGLREPWYNYRVGLTVSSAPDLGIQRQIPTLFLNNELTGQSELCSLFLRHDQRTGSNGRLLSLGRLLFAAEFPQLFGEKMIAELRGSADEKGCSPFWDSLGRHFFQMDFSHADHLSGLGNKSFIAELMPRQPLYTCLLTEQAQAAIGQTHPNTEPALKILQAEGFAHKGYIDIFDGGPVIEAPLRSIRTVRDSLELTLSLGTPDEQAPLWLIHNRRLENCRITVARARRVGSSLAIDRATAQRLQLQPGNSVRAVMLPNQQRQAVAA; encoded by the coding sequence ATGATTGTCCGCCCGGTCAACGTCAGCGACCTGCCAGCATTGATGACGCTGGTCCAACAAGCCGGCCCGGGGTTCACCACCCTGCCGGCCAACGAAGATCGCCTGGCCCATCGCGTGCGCTGGGCGCAACGTGCATTCGCCGAGCAAGTGGAGCGTGCTGACGCCGATTATCTGTTCGTCCTCGAAGACGATGACACACACGTGGTCGGTGTCAGTGCGTTGGCCGGCGCGGTTGGCTTGCGCGAGCCCTGGTACAACTATCGGGTCGGACTGACGGTGAGTTCGGCGCCGGATCTGGGCATTCAACGGCAGATCCCTACGCTGTTCCTCAACAACGAACTGACCGGGCAATCCGAACTCTGTTCGCTGTTCCTGCGCCACGATCAACGCACCGGCAGCAACGGCCGCCTGTTGTCGCTCGGGCGTTTGCTGTTCGCTGCCGAGTTCCCGCAGCTGTTTGGCGAGAAGATGATCGCTGAACTGCGCGGCAGTGCCGATGAAAAAGGTTGCTCGCCATTCTGGGACAGCCTCGGCCGGCATTTCTTCCAGATGGATTTCAGCCATGCCGATCATCTCTCAGGCCTGGGCAACAAGTCGTTCATCGCCGAGTTGATGCCGCGTCAGCCGCTGTATACCTGCCTGCTCACCGAACAGGCCCAGGCGGCCATCGGTCAGACGCATCCGAATACCGAACCGGCGCTGAAGATTCTTCAGGCCGAAGGCTTTGCCCACAAGGGCTACATCGACATTTTTGACGGCGGACCAGTCATTGAAGCGCCGCTGCGCAGTATCCGCACCGTGCGCGACAGCCTCGAACTGACCCTGAGCCTCGGCACCCCGGATGAACAGGCGCCGCTGTGGCTGATTCACAACCGTCGCCTGGAAAACTGCCGCATCACCGTCGCCCGCGCCCGTCGCGTCGGCAGCAGCCTGGCAATCGACCGTGCTACTGCCCAACGCCTGCAATTGCAGCCGGGCAATTCGGTGCGCGCGGTGATGCTGCCCAATCAACAGCGACAGGCGGTGGCGGCCTGA
- a CDS encoding arginine N-succinyltransferase, with protein MLVLRPVEPTDLPQLQQLARDSMVGVTSLPDDSERLCDKIAASCASFDSEAQTQGPENYFFVLEDCIAQRLVGCSEILATAGYKEPFYSLRNRHFTSASRELNIEHGVPALSLCHDLNDHTLLRGFHIDKALVRTPFSELLSRARLLFIAAHAPRFAEAVITEIVGYSDEEGHSPFWDALGKHFFDLPYVEAERLCGLQSRSFLAELMPQYPIYVPMLPLAAQECIGRIHPDGQEAFDILEREGFETNSYIDLFDAGPTLYARTANIRSIVRSQTAPVQQLPEIDARGRYLLSNDAWRGYRAIVAELDYQPDQPLSLTPAMCAALNVTDGSQIRLIAL; from the coding sequence ATGCTGGTCTTACGCCCAGTCGAGCCAACCGACCTGCCGCAATTGCAACAACTGGCCCGCGACAGCATGGTCGGTGTGACCTCGCTGCCGGATGACAGCGAGCGCCTGTGCGACAAAATCGCCGCGTCCTGCGCCTCATTCGACAGCGAGGCGCAGACGCAGGGGCCGGAAAACTATTTTTTCGTGCTGGAAGATTGCATTGCGCAACGGCTAGTCGGTTGCTCGGAAATTCTTGCGACCGCAGGCTATAAAGAACCGTTCTACAGCCTGCGCAATCGTCACTTCACCAGCGCCTCGCGCGAGCTGAACATCGAGCACGGTGTACCGGCGTTATCGCTGTGCCATGACCTCAACGACCACACGTTGCTGCGCGGCTTTCACATCGACAAGGCGCTGGTGCGCACGCCGTTCTCGGAACTGCTCTCGCGGGCGCGGCTGCTGTTCATTGCCGCCCACGCGCCACGTTTCGCCGAAGCGGTGATTACCGAAATCGTCGGCTACAGCGATGAAGAAGGGCATTCGCCGTTCTGGGATGCGCTGGGCAAGCACTTCTTCGATCTGCCGTACGTTGAAGCCGAGCGTCTATGCGGCTTGCAGAGCCGCTCATTCCTCGCCGAACTGATGCCGCAATACCCGATTTACGTGCCGATGCTGCCGCTGGCCGCACAGGAATGCATCGGGCGCATTCACCCGGACGGGCAAGAGGCGTTCGATATCCTTGAGCGCGAAGGCTTTGAAACCAACAGCTACATCGATCTGTTCGATGCTGGCCCGACCCTGTACGCGCGCACCGCGAATATCCGCTCGATTGTGCGTAGCCAGACTGCTCCGGTGCAGCAATTGCCGGAGATCGATGCGCGTGGCCGCTACCTGCTGAGCAACGACGCGTGGCGTGGCTACCGGGCCATCGTTGCCGAACTGGATTACCAACCCGATCAACCGCTGTCCCTCACGCCTGCAATGTGTGCGGCGTTGAACGTGACCGATGGCAGCCAGATCCGGCTGATTGCCCTTTGA
- a CDS encoding APC family permease, with amino-acid sequence MEIEEFGYKQELKRSLTLTDLVVYGMIFMIPIAPFGVYGYVNAEAPGMVPLAYIIGMVAMLFTALSYGSMARAFPIAGSVYSYAQRGLNPHVGFIAGWLMLLDYLLIPPLLYVYAAMALNHLYPDIPKVGFILAFLVSATFVNLRGITFTARMNIIFLLAQLVVLGIFLFYAWNALHNGGGNGELTLAPLYHPETFNFALLMQAVSIAVLSFLGFDAISTLAEEIKGDPGRSVGKAALITLVVMGVIFVVQTWIATDLAAGMGFKSADTAFYEIAEIAAGSWLATLTAVATALAWGVAVAITSQAAVSRLLFGMARDGKLPKVLAKVHPKHNTPYLSIYLVAVLSLIICYLFINSVDTLTSLVNFGALSGFMLLHLTVINYYWRRQKSGQVVRHLICPVIGFIIVAAIMYNMGVDAQKLGLIWIVLGLVYLFFLNKLGASTALPDPSNG; translated from the coding sequence ATGGAAATTGAAGAATTCGGCTACAAGCAGGAGTTGAAACGTAGCCTGACGCTCACCGACCTGGTGGTCTACGGGATGATCTTCATGATCCCCATCGCCCCGTTCGGTGTGTATGGCTACGTCAATGCCGAGGCACCGGGGATGGTGCCGCTGGCGTACATCATTGGCATGGTGGCAATGCTGTTTACCGCATTGAGCTACGGCAGCATGGCCCGCGCCTTTCCGATTGCCGGCTCGGTGTATTCCTACGCACAACGCGGCCTGAATCCACACGTCGGTTTCATCGCCGGTTGGCTGATGCTGCTCGATTACCTGCTGATTCCGCCGTTGCTTTACGTGTACGCCGCCATGGCTCTCAACCATCTGTATCCGGACATTCCGAAGGTCGGTTTCATTCTCGCGTTCCTTGTCAGCGCCACCTTCGTCAACCTGCGCGGCATCACTTTCACTGCGCGGATGAACATCATCTTCCTGCTGGCGCAACTGGTGGTACTGGGGATCTTCCTGTTCTATGCATGGAACGCCCTCCATAACGGTGGCGGTAATGGCGAGCTGACACTCGCGCCGCTGTATCACCCGGAAACCTTCAACTTCGCCCTGCTGATGCAAGCGGTATCGATTGCGGTGCTGTCGTTCCTCGGTTTCGATGCCATTTCTACCCTCGCCGAAGAAATCAAAGGCGACCCGGGTCGCAGCGTCGGCAAAGCCGCATTGATCACCCTGGTGGTGATGGGTGTGATTTTCGTCGTACAAACCTGGATTGCCACCGATCTGGCAGCGGGCATGGGCTTCAAATCCGCCGATACCGCGTTCTATGAAATTGCCGAAATCGCTGCTGGTAGCTGGCTGGCCACGCTGACCGCTGTCGCCACCGCCCTGGCCTGGGGTGTCGCCGTGGCGATCACTTCACAAGCCGCAGTTTCGCGCCTGCTGTTCGGCATGGCCCGCGACGGCAAACTGCCAAAAGTGCTGGCTAAGGTTCACCCGAAACACAACACGCCGTATCTGAGCATTTATCTGGTGGCGGTGCTGTCACTGATCATCTGCTACCTGTTCATCAACTCGGTCGACACCCTGACGTCGCTGGTCAACTTCGGCGCACTCAGCGGTTTCATGCTGCTGCACCTGACCGTGATCAACTACTACTGGCGTCGGCAAAAGTCCGGTCAGGTTGTGCGTCACCTGATCTGCCCGGTCATAGGCTTCATCATCGTGGCGGCCATCATGTACAACATGGGCGTCGATGCGCAGAAACTCGGCCTGATCTGGATCGTTCTGGGCCTGGTGTACCTGTTCTTTCTCAACAAGCTCGGCGCCAGTACCGCGTTGCCTGACCCGAGCAATGGCTGA
- a CDS encoding N-formylglutamate amidohydrolase — translation MHACTESAELGLYTRPVYNLSREDSTNPLILVCEHASRYIPEALDNLGLDDAAAGEHIAWDIGALQLAEQLSEKLGATLLSANYSRLLIDLNRPRHAPDSIPAQSEIYQIPGNRELDEATREYRRQTLFKPFHARLQTLIDERLAKGQAVRVVGIHSFTPVYYGQPRTLEVGVLFGQAKAYAQRLLDGLGEHPLQVAGNQPYKIDPLGDMTVPVHGDARGLDSVLVEVRNDLLRSPQAVSRWAGYLAPLL, via the coding sequence ATGCACGCCTGTACTGAATCCGCCGAGCTTGGGTTGTACACCCGACCGGTCTACAACCTGAGCCGCGAGGACTCGACAAATCCGTTGATCCTCGTGTGCGAACACGCCAGCCGCTACATCCCCGAGGCCCTCGACAATCTGGGTCTGGACGATGCCGCTGCCGGTGAACACATCGCCTGGGACATCGGCGCGCTGCAACTGGCCGAACAGTTGTCGGAAAAACTTGGCGCAACGTTGTTGAGCGCCAACTATTCGCGGCTGCTGATCGACCTGAATCGCCCACGGCATGCGCCCGACAGCATTCCGGCACAGAGCGAGATCTATCAGATACCGGGCAACCGCGAGCTGGACGAAGCCACTCGCGAGTACCGCCGCCAGACACTGTTCAAGCCGTTCCATGCGCGCTTGCAGACATTGATCGACGAACGCCTGGCCAAGGGTCAGGCGGTACGGGTGGTGGGGATTCACAGTTTCACTCCAGTGTATTACGGCCAGCCGCGAACACTGGAGGTTGGCGTGCTGTTCGGTCAGGCGAAGGCGTACGCGCAAAGGTTGCTCGACGGTCTCGGCGAACACCCGTTGCAAGTGGCCGGCAATCAGCCGTACAAGATCGACCCGCTGGGCGACATGACCGTGCCGGTGCATGGCGATGCCCGGGGCCTGGACTCGGTGCTGGTCGAGGTGCGCAACGATTTGCTGCGCAGCCCGCAAGCGGTTTCGCGCTGGGCCGGATACCTCGCGCCATTGCTGTAA